A window from Salvia miltiorrhiza cultivar Shanhuang (shh) chromosome 2, IMPLAD_Smil_shh, whole genome shotgun sequence encodes these proteins:
- the LOC131009206 gene encoding external alternative NAD(P)H-ubiquinone oxidoreductase B1, mitochondrial-like, with protein MRFFSHFSKILHSHPTSAKLLVLASLSGGGGLVAYADLPSDKEKQGLLVHDHGEARKKKVLVLGTGWAGISFLKDLDISSYDVQVVSPRNYFAFTPLLPSVTCGTVEARSIVEPVRNIVKKRNGEIKFWEAECLKVDAMNKKVICRSSANENLPGNNEFSLEYDYLVIAVGAQVNTFNTPGVSENCYFLKEVEDAQSIRRAVIDCFEKAVLPDLTEEERKINLHFVIVGGGPTGVEFAAELHDFIYEDLVKIYPSVKDLVAISLIQSGDHILNTYDERISSFAEQKFQRDGIEVLTGHRVLSVSDRMIDVKAKSTGMNVSIPHGMVVWSTGVGTRPIVKDFMEQIGQSNRKVLATDEWLRVKECDDVYGLGDCTTVDQKKIKEDISAIFAAADKDNSGTLTIEEFKDVIEDVIIRYPQVELYLQNNHLSDITELLKDADGNEREEVDIKEFKLALSNVDKQAKSLPATAQVAAQQGAYLARCFNMREKCQIEPEGPRKFRSGGRHEFRPFRYRHLGQFAPLGGEQAAAELPGDWVSVGHSTQWLWYSIYASKQVSWRTRYLVVGDWTRRFIFGRDSSRI; from the exons ATGAGATTTTTCTCACATTTCAGCAAGATTCTGCATAGCCATCCTACTTCAGCCAAGCTTCTGGTTCTTGCTTCTCTCAG CGGCGGAGGAGGCCTCGTTGCCTATGCAGATCTTCCATCAGATAAGGAGAAACAAGGTCTTCTTGTACATGATCACGGGGAAGCTCGGAAGAAAAAAGTCTTGGTGCTTGGGACGGGATGGGCCGGTATTAGCTTCCTGAAAGATCTGGATATCTCATCCTACGATGTGCAGGTGGTCTCACCACGGAATTACTTTGCGTTCACCCCTTTGTTACCCAGTGTCACGTGTGGAACGGTGGAGGCACGGAGCATTGTAGAGCCAGTTCGCAATATTGTGAAAAAG AGGAACGGAGAGATTAAGTTCTGGGAAGCTGAATGCCTCAAAGTTGATGCTATGAACAAAAAGGTTATCTGTCGATCCAGTGCTAATGAGAATCTACCGGGGAACAATGAGTTCTCTTTGGAATACGATTATTTGGTCATAGCCGTTGGAGCACAAGTAAACACATTTAACACTCCTGGAGTCTCGGAGAATTGCTATTTTCTGAAG GAAGTCGAAGATGCTCAAAGCATCCGCAGGGCTGTTATAGATTGTTTCGAGAAAGCTGTCCTTCCTGATCTGACTGAGGAAGAGCGGAAGATCAACCTCCATTTCGTGATAGTCGGAGGAGGTCCAACAGGTGTGGAATTCGCTGCGGAGCTTCATGATTTCATTTATGAGGATTTGGTCAAAATATACCCGTCGGTTAAAGATTTAGTGGCGATATCACTGATACAATCCGGTGACCATATCCTCAACAC GTATGATGAGAGGATTAGTTCATTTGCTGAGCAGAAGTTTCAACGAGATGGCATCGAGGTTTTAACAGGACACCGCGTATTGAGTGTCTCGGACAGAATGATTGACGTCAAAGCAAAATCTACGGGGATGAATGTTTCTATACCTCACGGGATGGTAGTCTGGTCAACTGGAGTCGGCACGAGGCCAATTGTGAAGGACTTCATGGAGCAAATCGGCCAG AGCAACCGGAAGGTTCTTGCGACTGATGAATGGCTTCGAGTGAAGGAATGTGATGACGTGTATGGTCTTGGCGATTGCACCACTGTAGATCAGAAAAAAATCAAG GAGGATATTTCGGCCATATTTGCAGCTGCGGATAAAGACAATTCCGGCACCCTAACTATAGAAGAGTTCAAAGATGTGATTGAAGATGTAATCATCCGATACCCCCAAGTCGAACTATATCTGCAGAACAATCATCTATCCGACATAACAGAGCTACTAAAAGACGCAGATGGAAATGAGAGAGAAGAAGTGGATATTAAAGAGTTCAAGTTAGCACTATCAAACGTAGATAAGCAAGCAAAGAGCCTTCCTGCTACTGCTCAA GTTGCTGCTCAACAAGGTGCATACCTTGCTAGGTGCTTCAACATGCGAGAGAAATGTCAAATTGAACCCGAGGGTCCTCGGAAGTTCAGAAGTGGTGGCCGCCATGAATTCCGTCCCTTCAG GTATCGCCATCTAGGGCAGTTTGCACCTCTCGGAGGCGAGCAGGCAGCAGCGGAGCTGCCTGGCGACTGGGTGTCCGTCGGCCACAGTACGCAATGGTTGTGGTACTCTATATATGCAAG TAAACAAGTTAGCTGGCGGACGAGGTATCTCGTAGTCGGTGACTGGACTAGGAGGTTCATCTTTGGGAGAGACTCGAGTCGTATATAA
- the LOC131009260 gene encoding uncharacterized protein LOC131009260: MSTTLSTLFSKTPIKLSPPKNPSRFHLSNSSFPITSSPPTKKAKPLNKLQISHSFYGSFKKSFNGFPVDKNGFLVKAQNESGSVDNSRNEETQIRGESSMPERFRYLTKEAPDKPVRWPFLIVLAFLLYAWRTVLWELSNWRKALGALTWFLGYISKLLLALVFLFIGDPLTSAIRLVETAFVSVRSFYSGVVAYAPIPELTLIIMLTSAVLAVAETASPDSVNSQPYLLTLAGLVGFAAVRNYITELFFWTLLVGMFCFARFVKRRDYVSSALPLAAVLAAVGEPWVRVVVMGSYLALAILHHARNSGEAKDDAGTRAIERVPIPLLLAAMAIGVRLAAKWAGYRHLTWMIV, translated from the exons ATGTCGACCACGCTCTCGACCCTCTTCTCCAAAACCCCAATTAAACTCTCCCCACCTAAAAATCCCTCTCGATTTCACCTCAGCAACAGCTCATTTCCGATAACATCCTCACCACCAACCAAAAAGGCGAAACCTTTGAACAAACTCCAAATTTCCCACAGCTTTTACGGTTCATTCAAGAAATCCTTTAATGGGTTTCCGGTAGATAAAAATGGGTTTTTGGTAAAAGCCCAAAATGAAAGCGGCTCAGTTGATAACAGTAGGAATGAAGAGACGCAGATTCGTGGAGAAAGCAgcatgccggaaagattcagaTATTTGACTAAAGAAGCTCCTGATAAGCCTGTTAGATGGCCCTTTCTCATTG TTCTAGCGTTCCTGCTGTATGCTTGGAGAACCGTATTGTGGGAACTATCGAACTGGAGGAAGGCTCTCGGGGCTCTAACTTGGTTCTTGGGTTACATCTCGAAACTGTTGCTGGCTCTCGTGTTCCTTTTCATCGGAGATCCCCTCACATCCGCAATCCGCCTAGTGGAGACAGCCTTCGTCAGTGTCCGATCCTTCTACTCCGGTGTAGTCGCGTACGCTCCAATCCCGGAGCTGACACTGATCATCATGCTAACATCCGCTGTACTCGCCGTCGCGGAGACCGCCTCGCCGGACTCCGTGAACAGCCAGCCGTATCTACTCACGCTGGCCGGCCTGGTCGGCTTCGCTGCTGTCAGAAACTACATCACCGAGCTCTTCTTCTGGACGCTGCTCGTGGGTATGTTCTGTTTTGCTAGGTTCGTAAAGAGGAGAGACTATGTGTCGTCCGCGTTGCCCCTTGCCGCTGTTTTGGCTGCTGTGGGGGAGCCGTGGGTTAGGGTCGTCGTGATGGGTTCCTACTTGGCCTTGGCTATCCTCCACCACGCTCGGAACTCGGGGGAGGCAAAGGACGATGCCGGCACCCGAGCTATAGAAAGGGTGCCGATTCCGCTGTTGCTTGCTGCGATGGCGATAGGCGTTCGACTCGCGGCGAAATGGGCGGGATACCGGCATTTGACATGGATGATCGTTTAG